Proteins encoded by one window of Nocardia goodfellowii:
- a CDS encoding NAD(P)H-hydrate dehydratase: protein MAQDSGAADRRGYFTADEIRAAEAELFTRVPDGVPMRRAAYGLATVVAGELRARTGGVAGRSVTLLVGSGDNGGDALWAGSMLRRRGVSVSAVLLNPERAHARGLAAFRQTGGRVRADIGDAHLVIDGIVGISGRGPLRTGAAKIVAGIDVPIIAADLPSGVDPDTGAVEGPAVRADVTVAFGAYKPVHALAAAWCGRIELVPIGLRLPEPGLVALAPAAIGAAWPVPHATDDKYTQGVVGVCAGSATYPGAAVLCTGAAVAATSGLVRYVGTGASQVLAHLPEVIASQTISSTGRVQAWVFGPGAGTDSDAHQRLTEILATDLPVVVDADGLTMLAANPDLVRGRSAPTVLTPHAGEFARLTGRKLGADRVAAVRELAESWGLTVLLKGRATLVATPGRPVLVNEAGGSWAATAGSGDVLSGVIGALLAAGADARWAAAAAARAHALAANLAAHEGNSAPAPISASPLSAQLRTAIGTLRALGTASA, encoded by the coding sequence CTATGGGCTGGCGACCGTGGTGGCGGGAGAGCTGCGAGCACGAACCGGCGGCGTGGCCGGGCGGTCGGTCACCTTGCTGGTCGGGTCCGGGGACAACGGGGGTGACGCGCTGTGGGCCGGATCGATGTTGCGTCGGCGAGGTGTCTCGGTGTCGGCGGTGTTGTTGAATCCCGAACGGGCGCATGCGCGCGGACTGGCCGCGTTTCGGCAGACCGGTGGTCGTGTCCGAGCGGACATCGGCGACGCGCACCTGGTGATCGACGGCATCGTGGGCATCTCCGGTCGGGGGCCGTTGCGGACCGGAGCGGCGAAAATCGTTGCGGGGATCGATGTTCCGATCATCGCCGCCGATCTGCCCAGTGGTGTCGATCCGGATACCGGTGCGGTCGAGGGTCCCGCGGTCCGCGCCGATGTCACGGTCGCGTTCGGTGCGTACAAACCGGTGCACGCGCTCGCCGCCGCGTGGTGTGGCCGAATCGAGTTGGTGCCGATCGGTTTACGTCTTCCCGAGCCGGGACTGGTGGCGCTGGCACCGGCGGCGATCGGTGCGGCCTGGCCCGTGCCGCACGCGACCGATGACAAGTACACGCAGGGCGTCGTCGGTGTGTGCGCGGGCAGCGCGACCTACCCCGGTGCGGCCGTGCTGTGCACCGGCGCGGCCGTAGCGGCCACTTCCGGGCTGGTCCGCTACGTCGGGACCGGTGCGTCGCAGGTACTCGCTCACCTACCGGAAGTCATTGCCAGCCAAACCATCTCATCCACCGGCCGGGTACAGGCCTGGGTGTTCGGTCCGGGCGCGGGCACCGATTCCGACGCGCACCAACGGCTCACCGAAATTCTCGCCACGGACCTGCCCGTCGTGGTCGACGCCGACGGCCTCACGATGCTCGCCGCGAATCCCGACCTGGTTCGCGGCCGGTCGGCCCCGACGGTCCTCACCCCGCACGCGGGTGAATTCGCCCGTCTGACCGGACGGAAATTGGGTGCCGACCGCGTCGCGGCCGTCCGGGAGCTCGCCGAATCCTGGGGGCTGACAGTGCTTCTCAAGGGGCGAGCCACCCTCGTCGCGACCCCGGGCCGCCCGGTGCTGGTGAACGAGGCGGGCGGTTCGTGGGCTGCCACCGCGGGGTCCGGCGACGTCCTGTCCGGAGTCATCGGCGCGCTGCTCGCCGCCGGCGCGGACGCGCGCTGGGCCGCTGCCGCAGCCGCCCGCGCGCACGCCCTCGCCGCCAACCTCGCGGCGCACGAAGGGAACTCGGCACCCGCCCCGATTTCCGCGAGTCCCCTTTCAGCTCAGCTCCGGACCGCGATCGGCACCCTCCGCGCGCTCGGCACGGCGAGTGCCTAG
- the alr gene encoding alanine racemase, whose protein sequence is MAGSVPVNAQVETVVDLDAIAHNVRILRRHAGDAAVMAVVKADGYNHGAVEVGRAALAAGAAELGVATVGEALALRTAGITAPVLCWLNNSDADFAAAIDAGIELGVSSLQHLRAVEQAARALGRQAIVTLKVDTGLHRNGIAPVEYPQVLTALRTLVADRTVRLRAIFSHLAHADEPGHPFIDVQRDRFLEAIAAAKSHGLEPELVHLANSAATLTRPDLAFDLVRPGIAVYGLSPFSHDFGLRPAMTLQARVALVKPVAAGEGVSYGHAWTAPRDTTVALIPAGYADGVFRPLSGRFEVVLGGARHRSVGRVCMDQFVVDLGDNPSGVAEGDTAVLFGPDGPHPQEWADLLDTIHYEIVCAPRARVRRRHVGGRSIGL, encoded by the coding sequence ATGGCAGGATCGGTCCCTGTGAATGCGCAAGTGGAGACGGTCGTCGATCTGGATGCCATTGCCCACAACGTGCGGATCCTGCGTCGGCACGCGGGAGACGCGGCGGTGATGGCAGTGGTGAAGGCCGACGGCTACAACCACGGTGCGGTCGAGGTCGGCCGGGCGGCGCTGGCGGCGGGTGCGGCCGAGTTGGGGGTGGCGACGGTCGGTGAGGCGCTGGCATTACGGACGGCGGGCATCACCGCGCCGGTCCTGTGCTGGCTCAATAATTCCGATGCCGATTTCGCGGCCGCCATCGACGCCGGCATCGAGCTCGGGGTGTCTTCGCTGCAGCATCTGCGGGCCGTCGAGCAGGCTGCTCGCGCGCTGGGGCGGCAGGCGATCGTCACGCTGAAGGTCGACACCGGCCTGCATCGCAATGGCATCGCCCCGGTCGAATATCCCCAGGTGCTCACGGCCCTGCGCACCCTGGTGGCGGACCGGACGGTGCGGCTGCGCGCGATCTTCTCCCACCTCGCGCATGCCGACGAACCCGGGCACCCCTTCATCGATGTGCAGCGGGACCGGTTCCTGGAGGCCATCGCCGCGGCGAAATCGCACGGTCTCGAACCGGAATTGGTGCACCTGGCCAACTCGGCCGCCACGCTCACCCGGCCCGACCTCGCCTTCGACCTGGTTCGACCGGGCATCGCGGTATACGGGCTCAGTCCGTTTTCCCACGATTTCGGGCTCCGCCCGGCGATGACGCTGCAAGCCAGAGTGGCGCTGGTGAAACCGGTCGCCGCGGGCGAGGGCGTCTCCTACGGTCACGCGTGGACCGCCCCGCGCGACACCACCGTCGCGCTCATTCCCGCCGGTTACGCCGACGGTGTGTTCCGCCCGCTGAGCGGACGTTTCGAGGTCGTCCTCGGTGGCGCTCGCCACCGCAGCGTCGGCCGCGTCTGCATGGACCAGTTCGTCGTGGATCTCGGCGACAACCCCTCCGGCGTGGCCGAGGGCGACACCGCGGTCCTCTTCGGCCCCGACGGGCCGCACCCGCAGGAGTGGGCTGACCTGCTCGACACCATTCACTACGAGATCGTCTGCGCCCCCAGGGCGCGGGTCCGCCGGCGCCATGTCGGAGGTCGATCGATCGGGCTGTGA